A window from Hoeflea sp. IMCC20628 encodes these proteins:
- a CDS encoding DoxX family protein, translating into MSTNLTLLIARILLSFMFIMSGFGKLADPAATAGMISGAGLPAASLLAYLAGAFELIAGLAVLVGFQTKIVGWALAAFCIFTGAVFHSGTVAIDGWPEAALGWINTLNMIMMMKNFTLAGGYILLATTGAGAWSIDARRKAA; encoded by the coding sequence ATGTCAACGAATCTCACACTTCTCATCGCCCGCATCCTGCTCAGCTTCATGTTCATCATGTCCGGTTTTGGCAAGCTGGCTGATCCTGCCGCGACCGCCGGCATGATTTCCGGTGCTGGCCTGCCGGCCGCATCTCTGCTTGCCTATCTTGCAGGTGCATTCGAGCTCATCGCCGGTCTTGCCGTTCTTGTTGGTTTTCAGACCAAGATCGTCGGCTGGGCACTGGCTGCATTCTGCATTTTCACCGGTGCCGTCTTTCACTCCGGCACAGTCGCCATTGACGGCTGGCCTGAAGCTGCTCTTGGCTGGATCAACACGCTGAACATGATCATGATGATGAAGAACTTCACTCTGGCAGGCGGTTACATCCTGCTCGCCACGACGGGCGCTGGCGCATGGTCGATCGACGCGCGCCGCAAGGCGGCCTGA
- the hisG gene encoding ATP phosphoribosyltransferase, which translates to MTLTIALPSKGRMKDDAIAVFDRAGLAISAIGNDRSYRGRVEGLDGVEVAFLSASEIARELGAGAVDFGVTGEDLVRESLARADERVEIAARLGFGNADVVVAVPDIWKDVDTMADLGDVAADFRARHGRRLAIATKYWRLTQSFFSTRHGIQLYRIVESLGATEGAPASGAADIIVDITSTGSTLTANHLRVLSDGVILRSEACLVRARKPEHDQDPRMAAILKAVRGAVA; encoded by the coding sequence ATGACCCTGACCATCGCGCTGCCATCCAAGGGCCGGATGAAGGACGACGCCATCGCGGTGTTTGACCGCGCCGGGCTCGCCATCTCGGCCATCGGCAATGATCGCAGCTATCGTGGCCGGGTCGAAGGGTTGGACGGCGTCGAAGTAGCATTCCTGTCGGCTTCCGAGATCGCCCGGGAATTGGGCGCCGGCGCTGTTGATTTTGGCGTCACCGGCGAAGATCTGGTGCGCGAAAGCCTCGCTCGCGCCGATGAGCGCGTGGAAATTGCCGCCCGCCTCGGCTTCGGCAATGCTGATGTGGTGGTTGCAGTGCCTGACATCTGGAAGGATGTCGACACCATGGCCGATCTTGGCGATGTCGCGGCTGATTTCCGCGCCCGCCATGGCCGCAGGCTTGCAATTGCCACCAAATACTGGCGGCTGACGCAGAGTTTCTTCTCCACCCGTCACGGCATCCAGCTCTACCGCATCGTGGAAAGCCTGGGCGCCACCGAAGGTGCGCCGGCATCAGGTGCTGCCGACATCATCGTTGACATCACCTCGACCGGATCGACACTGACCGCCAATCACTTGCGGGTTCTGTCTGACGGCGTGATCCTGAGATCCGAGGCCTGCCTGGTTCGCGCCCGCAAGCCCGAACATGATCAGGATCCGCGCATGGCCGCGATCCTCAAAGCCGTACGCGGCGCCGTCGCCTGA